The nucleotide window GGGTGGCTGGGTTCACCTTCGCCCTCAACAGCGAGGACCTGAACCTTCTGTTCCGGGCGCTGTCGTCGGACGGGCGGCTCAGCGTGCTTTCCCGCCCGCACATTTCGGCCCGCGACAACGCGGCCGGGTTGATCACGAGCGGCTCGCGGGTGCCGTTCCCGACGGCCTCGGTCACTTCGGGCGATACGGGCGTGATTACCACGCAGATTCAGTACGAGGACGTGGCCCTGAGTCTGGAGGTTACGCCGCACGTGAACCCGTACGGGTTTGTGAACATGGAGGTGGCGACGGAGATTTCGGACTTGAGCGGTTCGACGGTCCAGATCAGCGAAGGGTTCAACGCGCCGATCTACAACCAGCGGAAGCTGACCACGGAGATCACCGTTCACGACGGGGAGACGGTGGTGATCGGCGGGTTGTTGCGGTCGCGGAAGGAGCAGCGGGAGACGAAGGTGCCGTTCCTGGGCGACGTTCCGCTGCTGGGCCTTTTCTTCAAGTCCGCGACGGCCACGGACGAGCAGTCGGAACTGCTGATTGTCATGACGCCGCGGGTGATCGGCACGCCGGTCGAGGAAGGGCACCTGACGCCGGCCGAGCTCGATATGATCCGCGAACACCGGGAGTACTCGGTTCAGGAGCGCGACCTGCTGCATCTGCTGCCGGGCGATATTCTGACGTCGGAGTTGATGCAGGGCCTGCAGGTCACGCCGGAGGAGTTGGCGACGCGCCCGGCCCCGTTGAAGCCGGACGCCAAGAAGCTCGACCCGCTGTATCGGCTGTTCAATCCGCCGCCCGCTCCGCCGGAACCCGAACTGGAAGTGCCGGAGGAGTGATGGGTAGTTTCTCGCTCATTTGCCGTTCCGCATCGGTCCGGCGAGTTGCGGCGTCGGCGGTCTGGGTGCTGGCGGTCGGTTTGGCCGGGTGCCAGGGCCCGGGTTGGAAGGGGACGTCGGAGGGTCCGGGACCGGGCCGGATCACCCACCACGATGACGTGGCGTACGTCGCGATTTTCGCCAAGACGCCGCTGCTGGACCTGGATCACGACAAGCGTCCCGAAGGGGTGGCGGTGCGGACGTACCTGTATCGTCAGGCGAGCAAGGATCCGGTGGCCGCCCGCGGCCCGATCACGTTCCGCCTGATCAAGCGGACGAAAAGCCCGGAAGGGGCTCCGAGCGATGAGGAGCTGAAGCGCTGGGAGCTTTCGGAGGAGCAGTTGGCCGGTTCGCTGGGGCGCGACCAGTTCGGTTTCCTGTGCTACCAGATGTCGCTGTACTGGAAGGGCGTGAAGGTGGCGGGGCCGGGCATCTATCTGCAGGCGGAGTTCGTTCGGCAGGATCAGTCGCACATTCCCTCGCGTCTGCTGCTTCTGCCGATCCTGGCCCGGGGCGATGCGCAGCGAGGATAGAAGCGTCTGGGGTTGATGAGCGGAGCAAGCCAATCCGACTATCGCAGCCGCCTGCGGCGATACCAGCGTCGCCGGCGGAGCCTGACCGCTTTGATTGCCGGCGTGATCGCCCTGGTGATCTGGATCGTTTCGCGTCTGAACGGACCGATCGTCGGCGGACCTCTCGACGATTACCAGCGGTACCACGGCAAGAGCTTCCGTTGCGTCAAGGTGGTTGATGGGGACACGATCGACATCGAGATTCCGGACCCGAAGGCTGAGAAGTTTCAGGCGTACACGCGTCTGCGTCTGTGGGGGATCGACACGCCGGAACTGGCCCACCACGGCCAGCCGGCTGCGTACTTCGGCCTGGAGTCGGCCGAGTTCGCCCGCAAGCTCATGCAGGGCAAGATGGTTCGGCTCGAGTTGGTGCCGGACGAGACGCGGGGCTATTACGGGCGGCTTTTGACCTACATTTTTCTGCCGGACGAACGACTTTATAACCGTCTGGCCATAGAATTGGGTTATGCGTACGCGGACCCTCGGTATCCGCATCCGCGCCGCGAGGAGTTTCTGGAACTCGAGGCCCAGGCCCGCGATCGACTGGCGGGCCTGTGGCGGGGCGTTGAGCCGGACCAGTTGCCCAAGTGGTATCGGCCGAAGCGGATCGAGAGGTTCTGGGAGCATCGCCGGGCCGCGCCGGCAGCGCCTGGTTCGAAGTAGGGCCGCAGGTAGGGCAAGGGTGTGTGCGGCGGCTAAACCACAGAGATTTATTATAAGTGAAGTGTCGCCGTCGCCGATGTACCATACGGATGCGTAATGGTGCTGTAAAAGTCATAGTTGTTGGTTTGGGGTTTATTTGGCCCCAGAGGCGAGATAGAATAGGTATAGAGGCGAATAGAACTCTCTAATTTTTATGAAGTACCAGAAAAACGAAAGAAATCCGAATGATGACGGCCTGCCCGAGGAGAAGGGGTCGCCGGACGATCCGAAGGGGCGTCGCCCGGAGCAGGGAGGGCCCTCGCCGGTGCGGTTTTTCCGAGGCGGGATCGGCTGGCTGGTGTTTCTCGGCCTGGCGCTGCTGCTGCTGATGCTCTTTAACAAGAGCTACGACTCGGCCCAGACGATGACGATCAGCGGGTTCTACACGGAGTTGGAGAACGCCAACGTCGAGGAGATTATCATCGGCGACAACAACATCCGGGGCGAGCTCAAGAGCCTCAGCGGCCAGCCGAAGGGGAGCACCAAGGAATTCAAGGTGGACTTCCCGCCGGACGCGATGAACTTCGAGTTCGTGCAGGACCTGACGCAGAAGGCGACGGCGGGCGGGGCGGAGCTTCGCTATGAGACGTCGCGGAACATTTTTCTGGAGGTGTTCCTCTCGCCGCTGCTGATCTACCTGCTGATTTTCGGGTTGATCTGGTTTTTGATATTCCGGCAGCTTCGCAGTTCGGCGGGCGGAGCGGGGATGCTCGGGAGTTTCGGGCGAAGCCGCCATCGCGTGCTGACCAAGGAACGGACCAACGTCACGTTCAACGACGTGGCGGGCATCGACGAGGCGAAGGACGAGGTCTCGGAGATCGTCGAGTTCCTCAAGAATCCGGGCAAGTTCCAGAAGCTCGGGGGACGGATCCCGCGCGGCGTGTTGCTGATCGGCGATCCCGGCTGCGGCAAGACGCTGCTGGCCAAGGCGATCGCGGGCGAGGCGGAGGTGCCGTTCTTTTCGATCAGCGGGTCGGACTTCGTCGAGATGTTCGTGGGCGTCGGGGCGTCGCGGGTGCGCGACCTTTTCAGCCAGGCGAAGTCGAACGCGCCGTGCATCATCTTCCTCGATGAGATCGACGCGGTGGGCCGGCGGCGCGGCGTCAACTTCAACGGCGGTGGGCACGACGAGCGCGAGCAGACCCTCAACGCGATCCTGGTGGAGATGGACGGCTTCGACACGTCGGACCAGGTGATCGTGATCGCGGCGACGAACCGGGCCGACGTTCTGGACCCGGCGTTGACGCGGCCGGGCCGTTTCGACCGGCAGGTGTACGTGCCGCTGCCGGACATCAAGGGCCGCCACGAGATCCTGAAGGTCCACGCCAAGGGCATCAAGACGGCTGAGAACGTCGATCTCTGGAAGCTGGCCCGCGGCACGCCGATGTTTTCCGGAGCGGACCTGGCCGCCATCATCAATGAGGCGGCCATCACGGCGACTCTCGCGGGCAAGGAGCGCGTCGAGCAGGAGGACCTCGAGGAGGCCCGCGACCGGGTGCGGTGGGGCCGGGCGAAGCGGAGCCGTGTGATCGACGAGCACGAGAAGAAGATCGTGGCGTACCACGAGGGCGGGCACGCCCTGGCGTCGGCGCTGATTCCGGAAGGCGACCCGCTGCACAAGGTCAGCATCATTCCCCGCGGGCAAGCGGGGGGCATGACCATGATGCTGCCCGAGGGCGACCGTCACATGTACAGCCGCCGGTTCATCATGGCGACGATGCAGGCCATGCTGGCCGGGCGAGTGGCGGAGGAGTTGGCCTGCGAGGACATCTCGAGCGGGGCGTCGGACGACATCAAGCGGGCGACGCAACTGGCCCGGACGATGGTCTGCGAGTGGGGCATGTCGGACCGGGTCGGTCCGATCCGCTACGGCCAGGACAACCAGAACGGCTGGCCGATGGACGGGGCGGGCCGCGACTACTCCGAGGAGACCGCCAAGGCGATCGACGCGGAGATTCAGAAGGTGGTGCGCGAGGCCCACGAGAAGGTGCGCAATCTGCTGTCGGAGAACCGGCAGAAGCTCGACCTGCTGGCCGAGGCGCTGCTCAAGTACGAAACGCTCGATGCGGAGGACGTGCTTCGCGTCGTCCGCGGCGAATCCATAGAGAAACCGACGGTCAACGATTTGCTAACCGATGCGGCGAAGATCAAGGATACGATCTCGTTCGGCGAGACCGACGAGCGGAACTGAGGCTCGGTCGCTGCGGCATCGTTGCGGATGGTCGGGCTGGGCGGTCCGTGCGAAAAGGAGTGCGACGTATGAGCAGAGCCGACGAGCTGGTGGTGGTGGAGCAGACGGACAATGGGGCGTGTATCGCCAGGCTCGTGCCCAGCAACGTGCTTGACGAACTCCAGATCACCGGCATCGGGCGTCAGTTGACCGATCTGGTCGACCAGGGCGCCCGTCGGCTGGTCGTCGATTTTTCCCGCGTGGATCATCTCTCCAGTTCGGCTCTGGGCATGCTGATCACCGTCCGTCAGGGCCTCAGTCAGGTCAAGGGGGATATGCGTCTGTGCAACATCCGTCCCGAGATATACGAGGTCTTCAAGATCACCGGGCTGGACAAGCTGTTCGTGATCCAGCCGACGGTGACCGAAGCCCTGGCCAGTCTGAGGTGACGCGCGCAACCCTATGGTAGACATCGACCTGACCAAACTGGCGTTCGAGAGCGTGGTGATCGGCAACGATCTGAAGGTGGCGGCCGAGCGCGTGGTGCGGCCGATCCTGACGCAGGCGTCCCGGTGCGGGTATTGCAGCCAGGACCAGTTTGCCCTGCGGCTCGCCCTCGAGGAGTCGCTGTGCAACGCGTTCCGTCACGGAAACGGATGCGATCCGGACAAGCGCATCTCCGCCCGCTGGGCGATTCGGGAGGACGTAGCGGTGATTTGCGTCGCGGACGAGGGCGACGGGTTCGATCCTTCGGCGGTGCCGGACCCGCGGCGCGAGGAGAATCGGGAGAAACCTTACGGCCGGGGGGTCATGCTGATGCGGGCGTACATGACCGAGCTGCGGTTCAACGAGCAGGGCAATGAGGTCTGCATGATCAAAGTGCGGAAACGAAGCGGGGCCAGGCCCACCGGGACTTAAGACGCCGAGCATGCTGCTGCCGATCCGAACAGACCGACCGCCTCGCCACCGTCCGACCGTCAACTACGTCCTGATCGGACTGAACGTGGCGATCTTTCTGGCCCTGGAGTTCGCGGTGCCTGTGCCCTTGGCAGGCCTTATCAAGCAGTTCGGCACCCTCGATACCGCCAGTCCGCAGCTCCACCAGTTCGTCAGCTACGCCTTTCTCCACGGCGGCTGGATGCACCTGATCGGCAACATGGTCTTTCTCTATATTTTCGGCAACAGCCTCAATGACAAGCTCGGGCACGTGGAGTACCTGCTGTTCTATCTGGCCGGTGCGATTTTTTCCGGAGCGGGTTACTGCCTGGTGTCGGTCAGTCTGGTGGTCGGGGCGTCCGGTGCGATCGCAGCGGTGACCACGGGTTTTCTGGTGCTGTTTCCTCGCAGCCGCATCCTCGTGCTGTTCTGGCTGTATATCATCACCACGTTTGAGGTCTCGAGCCTGGTGCTGATCGGGTTCAAGATGATTCTGTGGGACAACGTGCTGATCCCGATGATCGGAGGGGCGGGCAACGTGGCCCATGAGGCCCACCTGTTCGGGTACCTGTTCGGGTTTGTCATTCCGCTGGTGCTGCTGGCGGCCGGCATTCTTCCGCGCGACCAGTTCGACATCTTTTCGCTGTGGAAGCAGGCGTACCGGCGGTATCGGTATCGGCAGATGGTTCGAACCGCTCAGAAACCGCTGTGGGTCGGGATGAAGCAGGCCCGTCCGGTGCGGCCCGACGTAGGCGCGTCGCGGCCGGCGGAGGAAGAGGCGCTTCCGGCCGACGAGCACAGCCGCCATCTGGTGGCCAAGATCGCCGAGTCGATCGACCGGTACGATTTGGCGACGGCGGCAGAGTTGTACCTCAAGCTGATCGACCACAATCCCGACGCGGTTTTGCCTCGCCGCCAGCAGCTCGACGTGGCCAATCAGCTCATGTCGAACCGTCAGTTCGGCGAGGCGGCAGAGGCGTATGAGAAGTACATTCGCGCGTTTCCCGCGGGCGAGCAGATCGCGCAGGTGCGGCTGCTGCTGGGCATCATCTACGGCCGGCATCTGGGCCATCCGGACCGGGCGCGGGCGATGCTGGAAGAGGCGCGGCGGACGCTTGGCGACTCGACTCAGCGAAACCTCTGCCAGGCCGAGTTGGACCGCCTCGGGGAGTAGGGCGGCTGACGCTGCGGTTGGCTATTCCAGTTCCGGTTCCGCCGAGGGCTTGTCCTTTTGTCCTTCCCACGCCGGCGACCAGTTGGCTCCGTCGTTCGTCGTTTCCGGTCCGCCTGGGACGAGCGGGACGCGATTGACGAAGCTGCGGACGTGGGGTTCGGCGTTGCCCAGATGGTCCAGATTCTCGGGCCAGACGCGCAGCATCCCTGTTACGCGGGTCCGGCCGCCCGCTGGCTCGCTGCGGAACTCGACAATCAGGCGGCCGTCTTCGAGGCGTGTCGCGGCGTCTACCGGCAGGTGCGCCGCCTTCCACGGCCGAAGCGACGCCAGAAGGTCCGCCCCTCGCTGCTCGCCCATCCGGCGGAGCAGGACGTATTCGACCACGGCCTCGGCATTTCCCGCAGTGGTGCGTACCTTGCCTTCGACCGCTTCGAAGCCGGCGTCGGCGGCGGTTTCGAACGCGAGCACGGCCGCCTCGCCGTCAAGGTCGCACTCCAGGCCGATCCGTCCGTCGTCGGTCACGGCGTATCGCCAGGCCTGATCGGGCGAGCGCGTTGTCGTCGGTTC belongs to Phycisphaerae bacterium and includes:
- the hflB gene encoding ATP-dependent zinc metalloprotease FtsH codes for the protein MLFNKSYDSAQTMTISGFYTELENANVEEIIIGDNNIRGELKSLSGQPKGSTKEFKVDFPPDAMNFEFVQDLTQKATAGGAELRYETSRNIFLEVFLSPLLIYLLIFGLIWFLIFRQLRSSAGGAGMLGSFGRSRHRVLTKERTNVTFNDVAGIDEAKDEVSEIVEFLKNPGKFQKLGGRIPRGVLLIGDPGCGKTLLAKAIAGEAEVPFFSISGSDFVEMFVGVGASRVRDLFSQAKSNAPCIIFLDEIDAVGRRRGVNFNGGGHDEREQTLNAILVEMDGFDTSDQVIVIAATNRADVLDPALTRPGRFDRQVYVPLPDIKGRHEILKVHAKGIKTAENVDLWKLARGTPMFSGADLAAIINEAAITATLAGKERVEQEDLEEARDRVRWGRAKRSRVIDEHEKKIVAYHEGGHALASALIPEGDPLHKVSIIPRGQAGGMTMMLPEGDRHMYSRRFIMATMQAMLAGRVAEELACEDISSGASDDIKRATQLARTMVCEWGMSDRVGPIRYGQDNQNGWPMDGAGRDYSEETAKAIDAEIQKVVREAHEKVRNLLSENRQKLDLLAEALLKYETLDAEDVLRVVRGESIEKPTVNDLLTDAAKIKDTISFGETDERN
- a CDS encoding STAS domain-containing protein; its protein translation is MSRADELVVVEQTDNGACIARLVPSNVLDELQITGIGRQLTDLVDQGARRLVVDFSRVDHLSSSALGMLITVRQGLSQVKGDMRLCNIRPEIYEVFKITGLDKLFVIQPTVTEALASLR
- a CDS encoding ATP-binding protein, which codes for MVDIDLTKLAFESVVIGNDLKVAAERVVRPILTQASRCGYCSQDQFALRLALEESLCNAFRHGNGCDPDKRISARWAIREDVAVICVADEGDGFDPSAVPDPRREENREKPYGRGVMLMRAYMTELRFNEQGNEVCMIKVRKRSGARPTGT
- a CDS encoding rhomboid family intramembrane serine protease gives rise to the protein MLLPIRTDRPPRHRPTVNYVLIGLNVAIFLALEFAVPVPLAGLIKQFGTLDTASPQLHQFVSYAFLHGGWMHLIGNMVFLYIFGNSLNDKLGHVEYLLFYLAGAIFSGAGYCLVSVSLVVGASGAIAAVTTGFLVLFPRSRILVLFWLYIITTFEVSSLVLIGFKMILWDNVLIPMIGGAGNVAHEAHLFGYLFGFVIPLVLLAAGILPRDQFDIFSLWKQAYRRYRYRQMVRTAQKPLWVGMKQARPVRPDVGASRPAEEEALPADEHSRHLVAKIAESIDRYDLATAAELYLKLIDHNPDAVLPRRQQLDVANQLMSNRQFGEAAEAYEKYIRAFPAGEQIAQVRLLLGIIYGRHLGHPDRARAMLEEARRTLGDSTQRNLCQAELDRLGE